In Streptomyces canus, one DNA window encodes the following:
- a CDS encoding amidase family protein has protein sequence MTNDLTQQPAHVQLQALDRGEISSRELLDLHLAQIGASQINAVVTRGDSAARAAAHAADERRARRESTGVLNGLPLTIKDSFETAGLRTTSGAEDLADHVPARDADAVARLRHQGAVIMGKTNTPAYCQDLHTDNALFGPTINPHDPKHTTGGSSGGPAAAVAAHLTPADLGSDLAGSLRLPAHYCGVYGLRPTHGLVPARGHIPRPPGWISSSDMVTPGPLARHPRDLDLLLAALTTPSPDENTPWRATLPTAQRPIGQLRVAVWADDANCPVDRNTADAIAALEGTLASAGASVHRTAGPVGFAESLRLFEQLLHATATAATDDAAGAAELAAARDLHPDDASPRAAILRHRTQTHRVWLRANEERLRLQQTWHRFFADGQYDVLITPAAPTAAIPAGSRSLTVDGAERSFFDQTGWANLTSHVGLPSLVMPIAHGADGLPIGVQLVGPAHSDRTLLVMAEHLAPLLGGTAQGVIAPRSG, from the coding sequence ATGACGAACGACCTCACCCAACAGCCCGCCCACGTCCAGCTCCAGGCCCTGGACCGCGGCGAGATCTCCAGCCGCGAACTGCTCGACCTGCACCTCGCCCAGATAGGCGCCAGCCAGATCAACGCCGTCGTCACACGCGGCGACAGCGCGGCCCGAGCCGCCGCGCACGCAGCCGACGAACGCCGCGCCCGCAGAGAGAGCACCGGCGTCCTCAACGGCCTTCCCCTCACGATCAAGGACAGCTTCGAGACGGCCGGCCTGCGCACCACCAGCGGCGCCGAAGACCTCGCCGACCACGTCCCCGCACGCGACGCCGACGCGGTCGCACGGCTCCGCCACCAAGGTGCCGTCATCATGGGCAAGACCAACACCCCGGCGTACTGCCAGGACCTGCACACCGACAACGCCCTGTTCGGCCCCACAATCAACCCGCACGACCCCAAGCACACCACCGGCGGTTCCTCCGGCGGCCCCGCCGCAGCAGTCGCCGCCCACCTGACCCCCGCCGACCTCGGCAGCGACCTCGCCGGCTCCCTGCGGCTCCCCGCCCACTACTGCGGCGTCTACGGCCTGCGCCCCACCCATGGACTCGTCCCAGCCCGCGGCCACATCCCCCGACCGCCGGGATGGATCAGCAGCAGCGACATGGTCACCCCCGGCCCCCTCGCCCGCCACCCCCGCGACCTGGACCTGCTCCTCGCCGCACTGACAACACCGTCACCCGACGAGAACACCCCCTGGCGCGCCACGCTGCCCACGGCGCAGCGCCCGATCGGCCAACTCCGCGTGGCGGTGTGGGCCGACGACGCGAACTGCCCCGTCGACCGCAACACCGCCGACGCTATCGCCGCCCTCGAAGGGACACTCGCCTCCGCCGGCGCCAGTGTCCACCGCACCGCGGGGCCGGTCGGCTTCGCCGAATCCCTCCGCCTCTTCGAGCAGCTCCTCCACGCCACCGCGACGGCCGCCACCGACGACGCCGCAGGCGCGGCCGAACTCGCCGCCGCCCGTGACCTGCACCCGGACGACGCGAGCCCACGGGCCGCTATCCTCCGCCACCGCACGCAGACACACCGCGTCTGGCTCCGCGCCAACGAGGAGCGCCTCCGGCTCCAGCAGACGTGGCACCGGTTCTTCGCCGACGGTCAGTACGACGTCCTCATTACGCCCGCCGCTCCCACCGCGGCGATCCCGGCCGGGAGCCGTTCCCTCACGGTCGACGGCGCCGAACGGAGCTTCTTCGACCAGACCGGCTGGGCGAACCTCACCAGCCACGTCGGGCTGCCCAGCCTGGTCATGCCGATTGCGCACGGCGCCGACGGCCTCCCGATCGGTGTGCAGCTCGTAGGACCGGCTCATTCGGACCGGACCCTGCTCGTGATGGCCGAGCACCTGGCGCCCCTGCTCGGAGGAACGGCCCAGGGCGTCATCGCACCACGGAGCGGATGA
- a CDS encoding MAB_1171c family putative transporter yields the protein MKDLLHPISLVVATLGFLCLLRDVPTRRRDPASAALAAVFLLSGLSFLFSITPMWNYLDRVLGTVNISVPLAQGCVVALLACQQVVLTYWGSPPEVARRRSRRWLWAGFAVIAGLLVLFALLTPNAPHPIDFTLYYAHDDWYAAYLTLYVTAYTIGEVFLARACWRLARRSIRGSVRVGLRIVALGATVTLGYSAVRIGNVIAGAFDTSLTEWEGFAWTCGDVGAMLTLIGWLVPTISDQAQSVRYRIKQYRSYYGLRPLWLAFYSEAPEIELPIDRVDPAQRRRFRRISIRLYRRAVEIRDGRFVIRQYLDAAVREASEARHRARGLHGKNLSAAVTADQILAGIAARAAGARPEPDQLTEFADSERQTTGPMDDIDALLDVARHLPRQPARAPHLERVSA from the coding sequence GTGAAGGACCTGCTCCACCCGATCAGCCTCGTCGTCGCGACGCTCGGCTTCCTCTGCCTCCTGCGGGACGTGCCCACCCGGCGCCGCGACCCCGCCTCCGCCGCGCTGGCCGCTGTCTTCCTGCTGTCAGGGCTCTCGTTCCTGTTCTCCATCACGCCGATGTGGAACTACCTCGACCGCGTGCTCGGCACCGTCAACATCTCCGTGCCCCTCGCGCAGGGCTGCGTGGTCGCGCTCCTGGCCTGCCAACAGGTGGTCCTCACCTATTGGGGATCCCCGCCCGAGGTAGCCCGCCGGCGCAGTCGCCGCTGGCTCTGGGCCGGCTTCGCGGTGATCGCCGGGCTGCTGGTGCTGTTCGCCCTGCTGACGCCCAACGCGCCGCATCCGATCGACTTCACGCTCTACTACGCGCACGACGACTGGTACGCCGCGTACCTCACCCTGTACGTCACGGCCTACACCATCGGCGAAGTCTTCCTCGCCCGCGCCTGCTGGCGCTTGGCCCGCCGCAGCATTCGCGGGTCCGTCCGCGTCGGCCTACGCATCGTCGCCCTCGGCGCGACCGTCACCCTCGGATACAGCGCCGTCCGCATCGGCAACGTGATCGCCGGCGCCTTCGACACCTCCCTCACGGAATGGGAGGGCTTTGCCTGGACCTGCGGCGATGTCGGCGCCATGCTCACGCTGATCGGCTGGCTCGTGCCCACCATCAGCGACCAGGCCCAGAGCGTCCGGTACCGGATCAAGCAATACCGCAGCTACTACGGCCTGCGCCCCCTATGGCTGGCCTTCTACAGCGAGGCACCCGAGATCGAACTGCCGATCGACAGGGTCGACCCGGCCCAGCGGCGCCGCTTCCGTCGCATCTCGATCCGGCTCTACCGCCGAGCCGTCGAGATCCGGGACGGCCGGTTCGTGATCCGCCAGTACCTCGACGCCGCCGTCCGCGAGGCCAGCGAAGCCCGTCACCGGGCCCGAGGGCTTCACGGAAAGAATCTGTCCGCGGCCGTCACGGCGGATCAGATCCTCGCCGGAATCGCCGCCAGGGCCGCCGGCGCCCGCCCGGAGCCCGACCAGCTCACCGAGTTCGCCGACTCTGAACGCCAGACCACCGGGCCCATGGACGACATCGACGCTCTCCTCGACGTCGCGCGCCACCTGCCCCGCCAGCCCGCACGAGCCCCCCACCTTGAGCGAGTCTCCGCATGA
- a CDS encoding XRE family transcriptional regulator, translating to MAEGQVSPKGLMDRLNRLFDTVHPPDRGPYSNAEVAELMEKRGLGKLSGQYLWLLRTGQRDNPTKRHLEALAGFFGVDPAYWFDDAVAEKTVQELELLALLRDAKIKNVLLRLSDVSADGKDAVLGIVESVRKSEGLPPSTGA from the coding sequence GTGGCCGAAGGTCAGGTGAGCCCCAAGGGGCTCATGGATCGCCTAAACCGCCTGTTCGACACTGTGCACCCGCCCGATCGCGGCCCTTACAGCAACGCTGAAGTGGCCGAACTGATGGAGAAGCGAGGGCTGGGCAAGCTGTCGGGGCAGTACCTGTGGCTCTTGCGGACCGGGCAGCGCGATAACCCGACGAAGCGTCATCTCGAGGCGCTCGCAGGGTTCTTCGGCGTGGACCCCGCCTATTGGTTCGACGATGCTGTCGCCGAAAAGACCGTGCAGGAACTTGAGTTGCTCGCCCTGCTTCGCGACGCGAAGATCAAGAACGTTCTTCTTCGCCTATCCGACGTCTCTGCAGACGGAAAGGATGCGGTCTTGGGGATCGTTGAGAGCGTACGAAAATCCGAGGGGTTGCCGCCCTCAACTGGCGCGTAA
- a CDS encoding helix-turn-helix domain-containing protein — MSSEAREWVWEHSSSRGAARLVLLSIADRVTDEQCISWASLSSLAKRTRASVSTVREAVERLLLAGELEQLDDLVGPQRSTVYRMPLAAEVVAEAQREQQKQEDSDTAADEPAGPAKLRLSALRRYGIRPREVPESPARVRNPAVPETGSSRRKPAQRRTGHRHSDVPATGTQNRSEPDLNRRYSSSGAAVLPAAEWQVDSATHTWARQQGHLDRLGEQGLRAADAKWRAHRAGHAPRAAEAWAADWRSWVAREHAPSRPNLYAVPGKNTAVPGGMTRTEAHTAALLAALDEPTGTEG, encoded by the coding sequence ATGAGCAGCGAAGCCCGCGAGTGGGTGTGGGAGCACAGCTCCAGCCGAGGGGCCGCGCGCCTGGTCCTGCTGTCGATCGCCGACCGGGTGACCGACGAGCAGTGCATCTCCTGGGCCTCGCTGTCCAGCCTGGCCAAGCGCACCCGCGCCTCGGTCTCCACGGTGCGCGAAGCCGTCGAGCGCCTGCTCCTGGCCGGCGAGCTGGAACAGCTCGATGACCTCGTAGGCCCGCAGCGCAGCACGGTCTACCGGATGCCTCTCGCCGCCGAAGTGGTCGCCGAGGCCCAGCGCGAGCAGCAGAAGCAGGAAGACAGCGATACAGCAGCAGACGAGCCCGCGGGCCCTGCGAAGCTTCGGCTCTCGGCTCTGCGGCGGTACGGAATCCGCCCGCGTGAGGTGCCGGAATCCCCCGCGAGGGTCCGGAATCCAGCAGTACCGGAAACCGGCAGCTCGAGGCGGAAACCGGCACAGCGACGTACCGGCCACCGGCACAGCGATGTACCGGCTACCGGCACACAGAACCGTAGTGAACCTGATTTGAACCGGAGGTACAGCAGTAGTGGTGCTGCCGTCCTCCCGGCTGCCGAGTGGCAGGTCGACTCCGCCACCCACACCTGGGCCCGCCAGCAGGGACACCTCGATCGCCTCGGCGAGCAGGGCCTGCGGGCCGCTGACGCGAAGTGGCGTGCACACCGGGCGGGCCATGCTCCGAGGGCGGCGGAAGCCTGGGCTGCCGACTGGCGCTCCTGGGTCGCCCGGGAGCACGCTCCCAGCCGACCGAACCTCTACGCCGTGCCCGGCAAGAACACCGCCGTACCGGGGGGCATGACGCGGACGGAGGCCCACACCGCCGCCCTGCTTGCCGCCCTCGACGAGCCGACCGGAACGGAGGGCTGA
- a CDS encoding zinc finger domain-containing protein: MDRREIAALLAYIGRLDPRTIRTDQGEARDQLAQWHELLGDVPMATPHGWDVRVAARQHIRTSPYQILPADVARPWESYRRDRLARHSDPTPSVDPDDQAAWTAELAGTRRAVAAGTAQPAQARAITSGRDGVDPKLEARLREIGSCIPPAARAALAPYRPARAAREAAVAQGLPDALSMRCEWCLAQPGEPCRRRRIGPDGGARGTAPRATPHPGRLDLATAQQAQHTEQAQQPALA, encoded by the coding sequence GTGGATCGCCGCGAAATCGCAGCCCTGCTGGCCTACATCGGCCGACTCGACCCCCGCACCATCCGCACCGACCAAGGCGAGGCGCGCGACCAGCTCGCCCAGTGGCACGAGCTGCTCGGCGACGTGCCGATGGCCACCCCGCACGGCTGGGACGTCCGCGTCGCCGCCCGCCAGCACATCCGCACCTCGCCGTACCAGATCCTGCCGGCGGACGTGGCCCGCCCCTGGGAAAGCTACCGGCGCGACCGCCTGGCGAGGCACTCCGATCCCACGCCGTCCGTCGACCCGGACGACCAGGCCGCCTGGACCGCAGAGCTGGCCGGCACCCGCCGCGCCGTCGCCGCTGGCACCGCCCAGCCCGCGCAGGCCCGAGCAATCACCAGCGGTCGCGACGGGGTCGACCCGAAGCTGGAGGCGCGGCTGCGGGAGATCGGCTCCTGCATACCGCCCGCCGCCCGAGCAGCCCTCGCGCCGTACCGACCCGCCCGCGCAGCCCGTGAGGCAGCTGTCGCGCAGGGACTGCCCGATGCCCTGAGCATGCGGTGCGAGTGGTGCCTGGCCCAGCCCGGCGAACCATGCCGCCGCCGAAGGATCGGCCCCGACGGCGGAGCCCGCGGAACCGCCCCGCGCGCCACCCCGCACCCCGGCCGCCTCGACCTCGCCACCGCCCAGCAGGCCCAGCACACCGAGCAGGCCCAGCAGCCCGCCCTGGCCTGA
- a CDS encoding WhiB family transcriptional regulator, giving the protein MRHITTHDAPATGLRGIADTSWHTRAACHGMDVEDADAVFFPGPRDHEEIAEAKELCGWCPVRRECLDFALENVLKEGVWGGLTEAERRPLHDGLHQRLDYRRVTAFFQGRDVHLTEAERQVVIDHAYVRGWQPDRLAAALQISHKHARDLLRQAANKVLDRDRSYGVPRPKKKRKKTSKTKGTPASAAPGTQQPAGRPAASPPTHAPLGKAA; this is encoded by the coding sequence TTGCGCCACATCACCACCCACGACGCGCCAGCCACCGGCCTGCGCGGCATCGCAGACACCAGCTGGCACACCCGCGCAGCGTGCCACGGCATGGACGTCGAAGACGCCGACGCCGTGTTCTTCCCCGGGCCCCGAGACCACGAGGAGATCGCAGAGGCGAAGGAGCTGTGCGGCTGGTGCCCCGTACGCCGCGAGTGCCTGGACTTCGCCCTGGAGAACGTCCTCAAGGAGGGCGTCTGGGGCGGCCTCACCGAAGCCGAGCGGCGCCCGCTGCACGACGGACTGCACCAGCGCCTGGACTACCGGCGCGTGACCGCCTTCTTCCAGGGACGCGACGTGCACCTGACCGAGGCCGAGCGGCAGGTCGTCATCGACCACGCCTACGTCCGGGGCTGGCAGCCCGACCGGCTCGCCGCCGCCCTGCAGATCAGCCACAAGCACGCCCGAGACCTGCTCCGGCAAGCCGCCAACAAGGTCCTCGACCGCGACCGTAGCTACGGCGTGCCCCGCCCCAAGAAGAAGCGGAAGAAGACCTCCAAGACCAAGGGCACCCCCGCGTCCGCAGCTCCCGGCACGCAGCAGCCGGCAGGCCGCCCGGCAGCGTCGCCCCCGACGCACGCCCCTCTCGGAAAGGCAGCATGA